Below is a window of Gemmatimonas sp. UBA7669 DNA.
AATCCGGCGGCCGGAGTAATGGCCACGAGTCCCACCACGGCGCCTGTCGCCGCACCCACCGCCGTGGCGCGCTTGCTACGCACGAACTCAATGAGCACCCAGGTCACCAGACCGGCCGCTGCGGCGGCGTGCGTGGTAACCAGCGCATTTGCGGCGATACCGTCCGCCGCGAGTGCCGAACCCGCATTGAAGCCAAACCATCCGAACCAGAGCAGTCCTGCGCCAAGCAGCGCAAACGGTACGTTGTGCGGCACATTGGGCACTCGCCGGAAATCGCGACGTGGCCCAAGCACGAGAGCAAGCACGACGGCTGTGGTGCCGGCACTGATGTGCACCACCGTGCCACCGGCAAAATCGAGCGCACCGAGTTCGCGCAGCCAGCCGCCTGAGGCCCAGACCCAGTGCGCGAGGGGGTCGTATACGAATGTGGTCCAGAGCACACCAAACACGAGATAGGCTGCAAAGCGCATGCGGTCGACCACGGCGCCAGAAAACAGCGCCACCGTAATGCCCGCGAACATGGCCTGAAATGCCGCGAACAAGAGCTGCGGCAAGCCAGCTGCATAAGTGGCATTGGGCTCGGCCGTGACGCCGGCGAACCCGACGTACGACCAATCACCAATCCAGGTGGAGCCTGGGCCGAAGGCCAGACTGTAGCCCAGCAACACCCATTGCACCGTCACGACCGCGAGTGCGCCGAGGCTCATGAGCATGGTGTTGAGCGCACTCTTGGTGCGCACCAGCCCGCCGTAGAAGAACGCGAGGCCCGGCACCATGAGCAGCACCAACGCAGCGCTCATCAGCACCCACGCGGTATCACCAGCCACAAGGGTAGACGCTTCCGATATCCCTTCGCTCACAATGACTCCGGCGACGGGATGCGCATCTCGAGCTGCGTCTGCCGCATGATCTCGTCGGCGTTTACGGCGGTGAGTGCGTCATTGTCGCGTTCACCGGTGCGAATGCGGACGGTGCGCTCGAGCGGCAGCACAAAGATCTTTCCGTCACCCACCTCGCCAGTGCGAGCCCCCTTGCAGATGGCATCGATGGCGCGCTCGACGAACTCCTCGGAGCAGGCCATTTCGATGCGCACCTTTTCGTGAAACTCCAGCACCACTGACTCGCCGCGGTATTGCTGCACCACGTCGCGCTCCCCGCCATGCCCGCTCACACGCGACAAGGTCATGCCGGTGACGCCAACCTCGAACAGAGCCCGTTTGACCTCGGCCAGACGTTGCGGGCGGATAATGGCCACGATGAGCTTCATGACAGGTGGGCTCGGGAGATTGAAAGCGCCGGTGTACCGGAACAATTGCACAAACTGCACCAATGTTCCAGTTGATCGGCCTTCTACTTCACATTTATGCCAAGATGACGCAGAGAACTTGCCAGGACTGCACGCTGGAACATCCTTGGGATGAAGCGCGGCCATACCACGAACAAATGCCGAAGCAATTCACTCCCCTCGGGCCCCTACGCCGTTGTCAGGGATCGACTGATGGCAATCCGGTAAACCACATCCGAGATTTGGACCCATGGTACAATCACAAGGACGCGCCCTGCCGACGGCCGGCGGTCCAGTTGCCGCTCCGCCCTTTGCCCTGCCCGCCGTGCATTTCGCGGCGGCCTTGTTCTGGTTGCTCGTCTCCGCGGGTCTGCTCGTCTGGCTCGCCCCCCGCCTCGCCATGGGCCGCGTCTTTGACCCGCCCGTCTTTGCCCTCGTGCACGCGCTCATGCTTGGCGTCGTCGGCTCCGCCATCTTCGGCACGCTCCAGCAATTCGTGCCGGGAGGACTTGGCGTACCACTCCGCAGCGTGCGCCTTGGCTTTGCCAGCTTTGCGTTGCTGCAGTTCGGCGTCACCATCCTCGTGCTGGGCTTTCTTGGATGGCGTGGCTGGGCGCAAGGATTGGGCTGGCTGGCCATCCTGGGCGCCGTTGGTGGCGTGTCGCGCAACGTGCTGCGCGCCCGACGTCACAGTGTGAACGGCAAGCTGGTCGGGCTCTACATCACCGTCGCCCACTCGGCGCTGGGCTTCGGCATGATCGTGGCTTTCGCCCGCATTGGCGAAACACTGGGCTGGTGGCAAGTCGACCGCATGGCGCTGGTCAGTGCGCATGCCCTGCTTGGCGCCGTCGGGTTTGGTCTGCTATCGGTTATTGGTGTCGGCAGTCGCATGCTGCCCACTTTCCTCATGGGCCCGGGTGACGACACACGCTGGCTGCACTGGCAGCTTGGACTTACGGTGTTGGCCTTGCTGGTGTACACCGCAGGCGCCGTGCTCACCGCCGGATGGCTCATGCAGAGTGGCGCGTGGCTGCTCATGGCGGCGGCTGTTCCCACACTCATGTTGCCGTGGCGGTGGTTTGCGCGGCGGCGACGTCCGCTCGATGGCGCGCTCTGGCAGGTGGCCTCATCGATGCTGGCGCTCGCCGCCGCCACCGCCGTCGGTCTGTGGCTGTTGCTTGGCGATCCATACCGCTTCAGTCGCTGGGCAGCCCTGCTGGTGGCGCTGGTGGCCGGCTGTCTGGCCGTGCTGGTGGTTGGTGTCATGGCCAAGATTCTGCCGCACTTGAGCTACATCAATCTCGCGCGTCACATGCCAGGCTTTGCCGCCTTGGGCAGCCCCAACGCATTGCTGCGCGACGATTGGCAGTGCATCAGCGCCGTGTGCCTCGGCGCCGGATGGAGCCTGCTTGTCGTCGCGCTGCTGGCCGAACACGCTGCCGGCGCGCGCGCCGCGGCAGCCCTCTGGGCCTTGGGCACGGGCCTCGTGGTCGTCAATACCGCGCGCATGTACGTGGTTGGCCGTCGCCCCGCTCGTATCGCACCGCAGGGCATGGTCACCAACTGAGGCACGCACACACCCCCAGTTCGGTCTTCACTGCCCCACCACTCTGCACGCAGGAGAACCCATGTCGCGCGCTGTGCTCGTGCTGTCTGCCGCATTCACGCTAGGCCTGTCGGCCTGCAATCGCGGTGAGGCGCCCCAAGCTTCATCGGATGAACCCGCGACCGGCGCTACGGCGGGTCAGGCGCTGGTTGACGACACCACCTCGGTCCCCAATGTCGTGCGTGTGGCGGTGCGCTCCGCCGATCACACCACACTCGTGAAGGCTCTGCAGGCGGCCAACCTGGTGGACCCGCTCGCCAATCCGGGACCGTTCACCGTGTTTGCGCCCACCAACTCCGCGTTCGACAAGTTGCCACCCGGTGCGTTGTCCTCGTTGATGGAGCCCGCCAACAAGAGTCAGCTCACGGCGGTGCTGCATCATCATGTGACGACCTCCGCCCTCGACCTCGAATCGTTGGCTGACGGTCAGGACCTTGGCATGGTGGCCGGCGGCAGTGAGCGCATCACGCGCAAGGACGGCAACACCTACATCGGCAGTGCGCGCATCGTGGCATCCGTGCGCGCGTCAAACGGCTGGGTGCACGTCATCGACGGCGTGCTGTTGCCGCCGCAGTAGGCACGCCTGGCGGCTTCGGGCCGCTGTTGCGCTTCGCGCGCGCGTTCAATGGCGCGCGGCCCGCAACAGCGGCACGAGGGCTGCGCGATTGAGCAGCGCATCGGCCAGCGTGTAACGGTCGAGCACGCCAAGAAAAGCAGAGAGCGCTTCGTCCATCATGCCGGCCAACTGGCAGGCCGGCGCAATGGGACAACGAGATGTCTCACTATTGAAGCATTCAACCAAGTCCAGATTGTCTTCCGTTTGCCGAATCACGGTCCCGAGTACAATATCGGCCGGAGCCTTCAGAAGCCGGACACCGCCATGCCGACCGCGCCGCGTTTCCACGTAGCCGAGGTCATGCAGCCGGTGCACCACTTTCATCAGGTGCTCGTGTGACATGCCCATCTGCACCGCAATGATGTTGATGGACACGACCTGGTCGGGCTGCAGTCCGAGTGCGAGCAGGCAGCGAAGCGCGTTGTCGCTGAATTGGGTGAGTCGCATGCACAGCAAGCTGCAACGCGCCCCCCCATCGCTCCTGTCAGGGAAATCCTGCCATGTCGCGGGAATTCTCCGACTTCAATCCGGTATTCGATATCCGAGATTCGTTCGTGCAGGACCGGTCGCCCATTGGGGGTGACCGAGCCTTCCCCGCACCTCTCACTCCCTACGGGGGTTTCTCCATGTCTGCTCCACGCCGCACCGGATGGATTGCCGCGTCGGCCGCCATTGTGGCCACGCTGGTTTACGGTTTTGCCTGTGCGCCGGCCAACCGGCCGGCGGGCACCATCGGCACCGGTGACGCTGCCAGCAAGGTGTACGTCGCGCCCGGGACGCACGACGAGTTCTATGCGTTCCTTTCCGGCGGATTCAATGGCCAGGTCGGTGTGTACGGCCTGCCCTCGGGCCGTCTGCTCAAGATCATTCCGGTCTTCTCCCAGTTCGCCGAGAACGGCTACGGCTATTCGGAAGAAACGAAGCCGATGCTCGAGACCACGTTCGGCAACATCCCGTGGGATGACCTCCACCACACAGCGTTGTCGCAAACCAACGGCGAAGACGACGGGCGCTGGCTGTTTGTGAACGCCAACAACACGCCGCGTGTCGCGCGCGTGGACCTCGCCACCTTCGAGACCGACGAGATCCTCCAGATCCCGAACTCCGGTGGCAACCACGGCTCGCCGTTCATCACATCGAACAGTGAGTATGTACTGGCCTCGACGCGCTTCTCGGTGCCGATTCCCCAGGCCGACGTGGCCATCGCCGACTACGCCAAGAGCTTCAAGGGTACCATCTCCTTCGTGAAGGCCGATCAGCCCGGCAAGATGGACGTGGCCTTCCAGCTGCTCGTGCCCGGCTACAACTACGACCTCGCGCGTGCCGGCAAGGGTCCGTCCAAGGACTGGGTGTTCTTCACTTCGTACAACTCGGAGCAGGCGTACGAGAAGCTGGAAGTGAACGCATCGAAGGCCGACAAGGATTTCATCGCGGCCATCAACTGGAAGACGCTCGAGGCCTGCGTCGCGGGCGGCAAGGCGGAGACCTGGCCGGCGCAGTACATGCACAACACCATGGACCACGCCACGCGCACCGCGCAGAACGAGGTCAAGCAGTCGGTGAAGGTGCTCACGCCCACCACCTGCCCCAACTCGATCTACTTCCTGCCTACGCCCAAGTCGCCGCACGGCGCCGACGTGGACCCGAGCGGTGAGTACATCGTCGCCGGTGGCAAGTTGGCCACGGTCATTCCCGTGCACTCGTTCACCAAGCTGCAGCAGGCCATCAAGGATCAGGCCTTTGAAACGACGATCGACGGCATCCCCGTGATCAAGTACGAAGCCATTCTCGCCGGTGAAGTGAAGGACCCGGGCCTTGGCCCCCTGCACACCGAGTTCGATGGCCAGGGCTATGCCTATACGTCGATGTTCATCTCCAGCGAAATCGTGAAGTGGAAGCTGGGGACCTGGGAGATCGTCGACCGCGCGCCGACGTTCTACTCCATCGGCCACCTCATGATTCCCGGTGGTGCCACCACCAAGCCGTCCGGCAAGTACGTCGTCGCCCTCAACAAGATCACCAAGGACCGCTATCTGCCCACTGGCCCCGAGCTCACGCAGTCAGCGCAGATCTACGACATCTCGGGTGAGCGCATGAAACTGCTGCTCGACTTCCCGACGACAGGTGAGCCGCACTACGGCAACGCCATTGCCGCCGACAAGATCAAGCCCAACCAGAAGAAGTTCTTCACGCTCGCCGAGAACAAGCACCCGCAGGTCGTGCGGAACGAGAAGGAAACGGGCGTCAGCCGCAGTGGCAAGACGGTGCACGTGAAGATGGCCGCCATCCGCTCGCACTTCTCGCCGGACAATCTCGAGGGCGTGCAGGTGGGTGACACGGTGCTCTTCCACATCACCAACCTCGAGCAGGACTGGGATATCCCCCACGGCTTCGCGGTCATGGGCGCCACCAACGCGGAACTGCTCATCATGCCGGGTGAAACGCGCACACTGAAGTGGGTGCCGAAGACCGTGGGTGTGTACCCGATGTACTGCACCGACTTCTGCTCGGCGCTGCACCAGGAAATGTCGGGCTACGTGCGGGTCTCGCCGGTTGGCTCGAGCGTGCCGCTCAAGGGCAACTCGGTCAAGGCGCAGGGTCAGGTAGCCCGTGCGGCAGCGCGCGGTGTGACGCTGCCCACACCGCCGAGTGGTGAAGGCGCGAATCCGCATGCGGGACACAGCATGCCGCAGCCGCGCTGAGACGCGCCGCGCCGAGAAGCGCCGCGCTGAAGCGGACCTCTCACTTTTCTCCCTTCAGGGACCCGGGTGCGGTGGTGCTCCAGACACCCCGCATCCGGCGCCCGGGTGACGATACAATGGTTTCCCAGCGTTCCCGTGTTCTCTTTGCCATCGCCGCACTCGCGCTGGGCGCGGCCGTGCTCTTTCCCCTCTGGCGCGTCTCGCTGACCGCGCCGCAGTACCCCGAAGGGCTGGGCATGTACATCTGGGCCCATACAGTGGCCGGAATCAGCCCAAACGACTTGCAGAACATCAACGGCCTCAATCACTACATCGGCATGAAGGCCATCGTGCCCGAGTCGATTCCCGAACTCAAGGTCATGCGGCCCGGTATTCTGGCCATGGCGGCACTTGGACTGTTCGTGGCCTTCACCGGCCGACTGCGCTACATGCGCTGGTGGACCGGCGTGCTCGTGCTGTCCGCCATTGTCGGCCTCGTGGACTTCTGGCGCTGGGAGTACGACTACGGACACGATCTCGATCTCGAAAACGCGCCCATCAAGGTACCGGGCATGACCTATCAGCCGCCGCTCATCGGCAGCAAGAACCTGCTCAACTTCACGGCCACGTCGCTCCCGGCAACGGGTGGCCTGCTGGCCATCGGCGCGGTGCTGCTCTCGCTTGGTGTCGCCACGCGTGCGCGTCGGGTGACCGCATGACCTCCACCCTGTCGCGCCGCGACGTGCTTTCAACGATGGCCTCCACGATGGCCTGGCTCGCTGTAGGCGGGCTTGGCCTCTCCACCATGGCCTGCACCGCCAGCCCACGACCTCTGGTGCCCGGTGAGGACAGCTGCGCCTTCTGCCGTATGACGATCGACGATGCACGATTCGGCGCGCTGGTCGTGACCGCCAAGGGGCGCCTTGAGACGTTTGACTCCATCGAGTGCGCGGCCGCCTATGTGCAGGGCCTGGCTGACAGCGAACCGCCGCGCACGGTGTGGGTGGCCGACTTCTCGGCGCCGGCGCGATGGGTGGACGCCACGCGCGCGGTGTACCTGCATGGCAGTCGACTGCGCTCCCCCATGGGCCGTGAGCTCGTGGCATTCGCGGCCGATGCCGACACCACCACGCTCCTGGCCGAACATGGCGGCACGCTGACCACCTGGTCGGGTGTCCGCGCCCTGGTGTCCGACCCGGTGGCCGGTTTCCGGCCCACGGCTGGTCCGTCCCCGCAGCGCGATACGGCTGCCGATACCGCAGCCCGTGCCAGCGCGCATGCGCACTGACTGGCGCAGTTCGGCAACGGCCACGCTGCTGATGCTGTCCATGCTCGGCGCGTCGTCCAGCATCGGCCACGCGCAGAGTGACACGATTGTCGTCTCCGCAGATGGCGAGGCGGGCACGGTGACACGACTCAGCGACGCGGTGGCGCGTGTGCCGCGGTACGGCGTGGTGCGAGTGCGCGCCGGTATCTACAGGGAGCCCACCGTCATCGTCCGTCAGCCGCTCACACTCGTGGGTGACAGCGGGGCGGTACTCGACGGCGAGGGGCAGCGCGAGCTGCTGGTGGTCGGCGCCGACTCGGTCACGGTGCGAGGCCTCACGTTTCGCAACACCGGGACCAGTCAGGCCACCGATCGGGCGGCGCTGCGTTTCGTGGAAGCCGCCGGATGTCTGGTGGAGTACAATCGCTTCGAGAACACACTGTTCGGCATCTATTTGCAGCGCGCGAGCGCCTGCCTCGTGCGGCGCAACGTGCTGCAGGGCATGGCCGGATCGCAGACCGTCACCGGGAACGGCCTGCACAGCTGGTCGAGCCGCGACGTCGTCTTTGAAGACAACGTCATCGACGGTCACCGGGACGGCATCTACTTCGAGTTCACCGTGGGTGGTGTGGCGCGGCGCAACATCAGCCGCCACAGCCGCCGCTACGGGCTGCACTTCATGTTCTCCGACAGTTGTCGCTACGAGAACAACACCTTCCTGGCCAACGAATCGGGCGTGGCGGTGATGTACGCCAAGTACGTCAGCATGATCGGCAATCGCTTCGAGCGCAATCGCGGCAGTGCGGCCTACGGCGTGCTGCTCAAGGAAATCAGCGACAGCGAACTGCGTGGCAACGTGTTTGTGGAGAACTCCATCGGCCTGCACCTCGAAGGGGCCAACCGCAACCGGATTGCGGACAACGACTTCGTCCGCAATGGCTGGGGCGTACGCATCATGGCTGATGCCCAGGAGAATGTGCTGCGTGGCAATCTCTTCTCCGGCAATGTGTTTGACGTGGGCACCAACAGTCGACTCAACTTCAGCACCTTCACCGGCAACTGGTGGGACCGCTATCGCGGCTACGACCTCGATCGCGACGGCCGTGGTGACGTGGCCCACCGTCCTGTGCGACTCTTTGCGTTGCTGGTCGAGCAGTCCCCCGCGGCACTGGTGCTGGTGCGCAGCCTGCTGGTGGATGTACTCGATGTGGCGGAACGCGTGGTGCCCACACTGACGCCGGAAACTCTGCGTGATGAGGCCCCGCTGATGCGGGCGCCGAGGACCGTGCGATGATCGGACGCGACATGCAGGAATCCACCGGGACCATCGTGAGCCTGCGTGGGGTGGTGAAGAAGTACGGCGCACGCGAGGTGCTCTCGCAGGTTGATCTGGACCTGCCGCGCGGCAGCGTGACCGCTATCATCGGTCCCAACGGCGCCGGCAAGACCACGCTCAACAAAGCCGTGCTGGGCCTCGTGCGTGTGGATGCGGGCCAGATCTGCTTTGATGGTCGCGACACGCGCGGTGACATCGTGCATCGCGCACGCATCGGCTATATGCCCCAGACGCCGCGCTATCCCGATGCCTTCACCGCTGGGGATGTGCTCACGCTGCTGCGCGAACTGCGTGGCCCGTCAGCGCGCATCGACGACGAACTGATCACTGCGTTCGAGCTCAAGCCACTGCTTGGCACCCCGGCACGCGCCCTCTCAGGTGGGCAGCGGCAGCGAGTCAACGCGGCCGCCGCCTTCCTCTTCACACCCGACCTGTTGTTGCTCGACGAACCCACGGCCGCGCTTGATCCCGTGGCCAGCGGCATCCTCAAGGACAAGATCCGTGCCGTGCGTGCGGAGGGACGCGCCGTCGTCATCACCTCACACATTCTCAGTGAGCTGCAGGAACTTGCCGATCGTGTGGTCTTTCTGCACGAAGGGCGCGTACACTTCTCCGGCACGCTCGATGCCCTGCTCGAGCGGACCAACGTCACCTCGCTCGAACGGGCCATCGCGCTGCTCATGAAGCGTTCGCGCGGCCCGTCGCAGTCCGCCGGCATGGCGGTCGCATGAGTGCCGTGGCCATGGCGTCACCGTCGGTGGTGGGCACGGTCCTGCGTCATGAGTGGCGCAGCGTCCTGCGCAATCGTGGCGTGCTGGTCTTTGGCGTGGGTACGCTGCTCCTCACGGAAATCGTGCTGCGCCTTACCGGATCGGCGCCCCGCGCACTCAGTGCCCTGCTCAACCTGGTGCTGCTGGTGGTGCCGCTCGTGACCACCATGGCCGGCATCATCAGCTGGCATGCGTCGCGTGAGTTCAACGAACTGCTGCTCACCCAACCGGTACGCCGCCGCTCACTGTTCGTGGCGCTCTACCTCGCACTGGTGCTGCCGCTGGCCGTGGTGTTCGCCCTTGGCCTCCTGCTCCCCATGGCCTGGCATCGGGTCATCGGTCCCGAAACGAGTGGCCTCCTGTTGTCCACGGTCGGCGGTGGCGTCGCGCTTACGTTCGTTTTCGGGGGCCTGGCCTTGCTCATCGGCATTCGTGTCGACGACCGGCTGCGCTCGGTCATGACGGGCCTCATGCTGTGGCTGCTGCTCACCGTTGGCTACGACGCGCTGGTGTTGATCGTCTCCACCACGATGGCCGACTATCCGCTCGAGCGGCCGATGCTGGCGCTCATGCTTGGCAATCCGGTCGATCTCGCCCGCAGTGTCATCATCCTGCAGAGTGACACGGCAGCCCTCATGGGCTACACCGGCGCCGTCATGCAGCGATTCCTCGGGTCGGCCGTCGGCACGGCCGCGGCCGCTCTGGGCCTTCTGGCCTGGATTGTGTTGCCGATGCTTGTCGCGCGCCGCAGTTTCGAACGACGCGACTTCTGATCCGTGTTTTCCCCACCCACCACCATTTCACGGAGTCCTGCCATGATGCGTATGTCCCGGATGCTGCTGCCCGCCGGAATCGCCGTTGCCACCTTGATTGCCGCCTGTGGTGGCGGCGAAGCGGCGAAGGAACAGGAAGGCGACGACAAGGACGACGCCACACCGGCTGTTGCCGTGTCGTTTGATCCTTCCACCATCACCGACGCCGAGCTCGCGCTCGGCGACTCGATCTTTCACGGCCTGATCGGTGCCACATCCTGTCAGTCCTGCCACGGCGCGGGCGGCGTGAATGGAGCGGCGGCGCCGAGCCTGGTGGACGACAAGTGGCTGCACAGCGACGGCAGCTTCGAGGGCATTCACAAGACCATCGCCTCAGGCGTGATGACGCCCAAGGAATTCTCTGGTGTCATGCCGCCGTTCGGCGGTGCGCCCCTCGACGCGGCCAAGCACAGAGCCGTAGCGGCGTACGTGTACAAGATCAGTCACAAGTAGGCGCAGTTCGTCCATCTTTCGTCAGGCCATCGAGACTCGAGATGTGCGAGTTGCGAGTCGAGAGCATGGGACTGAAATAGAGGGATGGGAGACCAGCAACCAATGATGTGAGAGACCCGAATCTCGGCGGCCAGGACCGCAGTTGTGGTTGACCGCAACCGCAGTCCTGGCAGCACACGATCGGGATTCTCACATCATTGGTTGCTGGTCTCCCATCCCTCTATTTCAGTCTCATCCTCTCACCATCCCACCATCCCATCTCACAGCCCTCAAGTCCCAACGCCCGAAGCAGTCGCAGACAGCGGCTCGTACTTCCGGCCGCGCCAGGCCGTGGGCGTCTTCAGCGTGCTCTGCGTCAGCCGCCACGCCGCCGCGGCATCCGCCAGCCACGAGGCCCAATACGACAGGCCACGGGTGCCGTAGCTGCCGCGCAGCGCCCACAGCATGAACCACCTGAGGCTCTGCGCCACCGCATTCACAATCAGCAGGCCCGTTCCCACGCGCGACGCCAGATCGGAACCGGTGGGACTCCACACCCCAGCGCGCCAGGTCACCAACAGGGCCAGCAGAATCGTCAGAGGCAGCGCTTGCACCAGCCATACCAGACAGACATCGAACCAGCGCAGCCACCAGCCGGTGGCGTCCTTGAGATCAAAGCTGCGTCCCCACTCACGCCACATCTCGCCCAGCGAGCGATAGGCGCTCACCTGAATGAGACGCGAGCCATCGAGAAAACCCACGCGCGCGCCATGACGCGCCAGATGCCGCGCCAGCGTCACATCGTCGGAGAATGAGGCCCGGGCCGGCGCGTAGCCGCCATGTTGCAGCAGCAACTCACGTCGCGCGAGAAAGCACTGGCCATTGGCCAGCACGCGATCGGGCGGTGGCTGCGTGGCGCCAGCCGCGCCGCAGCGATACACCAGGGTCACCAGCATGGCCGGTTGCACAAAACGCTCAGCCGCTGTCTGCCCAATGAACTGCGGCGCGAAGCTGGCCACATCGTAGCCATCCTGCTCGGCCGCATCCACCACGGCGCCCACCATGCCCGGGGCCGGCACCGTGTCGGCATCGATGCCCAGAACCCAGGTGCCGCGTGCCTCGCGCAGACCACTCTCCAACGCCCACACCTTCCCCACCCAACCCTGCGGTAACGGGTCGTCGGTGATGAGCCGGATACGCGGATCGCGCGCCGCGGCCGCCTGCACCAGCTCGCGTGTGCCGTCGGTGGATCGACTGTCCACCACCAGCACCTCGAGCAGCGGCGCGGTCTGCTGCATCAGCCCTTCGAGACACGGCCCCACGCGATGCGCCTCGTTGAGCGTGGTGACCATCACACTCACCGTGGTGTCGTCGCGCGGCGACAGACGTGGCGGCAGCGGCGGCCGCCGAGTGCGCCCGGGCAGCAGCCGGAGTGTGAGCACACTCAGCAGCACGGCCTGCACGAACAGCAGGCCAAGACCAAACAGGACGCCGGGCGACACGGAAGGCAGCATGCGCGGAAAACGGGGAGTCTGCAGAAAGTTTGCAGGGACCTGCAGTGGTCGAGCGGTGACAGATCGGGAGTGGCCGCCAGAACAGCGGCCAGCCACTCCCTGCCTGACCAATGGAAGGTGGCGCCCCGGCGGTTCCGGGGATAGGCTCTCACATGACTTCTGCTCCGGAATCGCTGGGTCAGCGGCTGCTCGCCAACTGGGCGCGCGTGCACCGCTGGCCGCTCGGCAAACAGCTTTTCAGCTGGGCCGTGGGACGTATGGCGCCCTATACGGGCACGGTGGGCGGGGTGTACACCGAGGTCCGGCCGGGCTTTGCGCAGGTCGAGCTGCGCGATCGCCAACGGGTGCGCAACCATCTCCGCTCCGTTCACGCCGTGGCGCTCGTCAACCTGGCCGAGATGACCAGCGGTGTCGCCCTGCTCACTGCTCTGCCGCGCGGGGTGCGAGGCATCGTGTCTTCGCTGGACATTCGCTATCTCAAGAAGGCGCGCGGCACACTCACCTGCTCCTGCACGGCCAGCGCCCCCGATGTCATCGACACACCACGCGACCATCCCGTCACGGCCGTCATTCGTGATGGAGCCGGCGATGTCGTGGCCGAATGCACGGTGCACTGGCGTCTCTCGCCACTGGACGTGTCGTGAACATGATGAACGCGCGACTGCACACGGCAGACATCGAGACGCCGTTCACCCGGCACGCCGGCGTGCGGGTCCCGCTCATCTGCGGCCCCATGTACCCGTGCAGCAACCCGGAGCTGGTGGCTGCGGTGAGCCGCGCGGGTGGTCTGGGCATCGTACAACCCATTTCGCTCACCTATGTGCACGGGCACGAGTTTCGTGCCGGCCTCCAGCGCATTCGCGAACTGAGCAACAATGCGCCCATAGGCTTCAACGCCCTCATCGAGGCGTCCAGTCGCACCTACCACGAGCGTATGCAGCGCTGGGTGGACATCGCGCTCGAAGAAGGCGTACGATTCTTTCTCACGTCGCTTGGCAATCCACGCTGGGTCTGTGAGCGGGTACACGCGGCAGGTGGGGTGGTGTACCACGACGTCACCGAACGCAAGTGGGCGCTCAAGGGGCGGGACGCGGGCGTCGATGGCCTGGTGGCCGTCAACCGCGAGGCGGGCGGACATGCCGGCGCGCGCAGTCCACAGGCGCTGCTCGACGAAGTGGCCGATCTCGGTCTCCCGGTGGTGGGTGCCGGTGGCGTGGGCAATGCACAGCAGTTTGTGGACATGCTGCGCATGGGCTATGCCGGTGTGCAGATGGGCACGCGCTTCATCGCCACCACCGAGTGCATTGCCGATCCGCGCTACAAGCAGGCCATCGTGAACGCGCAGGCAAGTGATGTGGTGCTCACCGAACGTCTGACCGGTGTGCCGGTGGCGGTGCTGCGCACGCCCTACGTCGAACGACTCGGCACCCGCGTGTCACCGCTGGCGCGCTGGATGTTTCGCGGACGACGCACGAAGCACTGGATTCGCAGCTGGTACGCGCTG
It encodes the following:
- a CDS encoding ammonium transporter; translation: MSEGISEASTLVAGDTAWVLMSAALVLLMVPGLAFFYGGLVRTKSALNTMLMSLGALAVVTVQWVLLGYSLAFGPGSTWIGDWSYVGFAGVTAEPNATYAAGLPQLLFAAFQAMFAGITVALFSGAVVDRMRFAAYLVFGVLWTTFVYDPLAHWVWASGGWLRELGALDFAGGTVVHISAGTTAVVLALVLGPRRDFRRVPNVPHNVPFALLGAGLLWFGWFGFNAGSALAADGIAANALVTTHAAAAAGLVTWVLIEFVRSKRATAVGAATGAVVGLVAITPAAGFVTPLSALAMGALAVPFSFAALHYRPKTRLDDTLDVLACHGVAGVVGAVLTGVFASKAVNPLGADGLLAGNAELLGVQVLAVLATVAFAAVASTVLLLGLRLVMPLRVPVVAEVEGIDLAEHGEEAYHGGDLSDLTGRRTSLGDAVVLPVSLLR
- a CDS encoding P-II family nitrogen regulator, translated to MKLIVAIIRPQRLAEVKRALFEVGVTGMTLSRVSGHGGERDVVQQYRGESVVLEFHEKVRIEMACSEEFVERAIDAICKGARTGEVGDGKIFVLPLERTVRIRTGERDNDALTAVNADEIMRQTQLEMRIPSPESL
- a CDS encoding fasciclin domain-containing protein, whose amino-acid sequence is MSRAVLVLSAAFTLGLSACNRGEAPQASSDEPATGATAGQALVDDTTSVPNVVRVAVRSADHTTLVKALQAANLVDPLANPGPFTVFAPTNSAFDKLPPGALSSLMEPANKSQLTAVLHHHVTTSALDLESLADGQDLGMVAGGSERITRKDGNTYIGSARIVASVRASNGWVHVIDGVLLPPQ
- a CDS encoding RrF2 family transcriptional regulator encodes the protein MRLTQFSDNALRCLLALGLQPDQVVSINIIAVQMGMSHEHLMKVVHRLHDLGYVETRRGRHGGVRLLKAPADIVLGTVIRQTEDNLDLVECFNSETSRCPIAPACQLAGMMDEALSAFLGVLDRYTLADALLNRAALVPLLRAARH
- the nosZ gene encoding Sec-dependent nitrous-oxide reductase produces the protein MSAPRRTGWIAASAAIVATLVYGFACAPANRPAGTIGTGDAASKVYVAPGTHDEFYAFLSGGFNGQVGVYGLPSGRLLKIIPVFSQFAENGYGYSEETKPMLETTFGNIPWDDLHHTALSQTNGEDDGRWLFVNANNTPRVARVDLATFETDEILQIPNSGGNHGSPFITSNSEYVLASTRFSVPIPQADVAIADYAKSFKGTISFVKADQPGKMDVAFQLLVPGYNYDLARAGKGPSKDWVFFTSYNSEQAYEKLEVNASKADKDFIAAINWKTLEACVAGGKAETWPAQYMHNTMDHATRTAQNEVKQSVKVLTPTTCPNSIYFLPTPKSPHGADVDPSGEYIVAGGKLATVIPVHSFTKLQQAIKDQAFETTIDGIPVIKYEAILAGEVKDPGLGPLHTEFDGQGYAYTSMFISSEIVKWKLGTWEIVDRAPTFYSIGHLMIPGGATTKPSGKYVVALNKITKDRYLPTGPELTQSAQIYDISGERMKLLLDFPTTGEPHYGNAIAADKIKPNQKKFFTLAENKHPQVVRNEKETGVSRSGKTVHVKMAAIRSHFSPDNLEGVQVGDTVLFHITNLEQDWDIPHGFAVMGATNAELLIMPGETRTLKWVPKTVGVYPMYCTDFCSALHQEMSGYVRVSPVGSSVPLKGNSVKAQGQVARAAARGVTLPTPPSGEGANPHAGHSMPQPR
- a CDS encoding nitrous oxide reductase accessory protein NosL, with the translated sequence MTSTLSRRDVLSTMASTMAWLAVGGLGLSTMACTASPRPLVPGEDSCAFCRMTIDDARFGALVVTAKGRLETFDSIECAAAYVQGLADSEPPRTVWVADFSAPARWVDATRAVYLHGSRLRSPMGRELVAFAADADTTTLLAEHGGTLTTWSGVRALVSDPVAGFRPTAGPSPQRDTAADTAARASAHAH